From the genome of Helicobacter sp. 11S03491-1:
AACATTACAAAATACATAATATTCCCTACAATATTTTTCTCACTTGGAGGACAACCCGGGACATTAATAATGGGTTTATTGATAATTTTACTCAAAGGTTGTGCATTTGAAGGATTAGGATAGGCTGCCTGAACACCTCCAAAGCTTGAGCAAGTCCCGATAGCAAAAATAGCTGCTGCTCCTTGGGCAGCCTCCCTGCATTCTTCTGCCCCTGTATGTCCATCTGCCCCGATAGTGAGGAAATACTCTGTCCCTTGTGGGATACCTCCTTCAACCATGAGGATATAATTTCCTTTATGTTTGGCAATGGCATTTTTTAAATTCTGCTCTGCTTGATAGCCGGAAGCAGCCATGATTGTCTCATGATATTCCAAATTGATATAATCAAAAATAATACTGTCAATACTTGGATCTTCAGTGCGCAACAAACTTTCGCTACAACCCGTGCATTCTGCCATATGCAACCAAATAACCGGGATACGGTTAGCTATTTGGGCAGCTTTTGCAGTCAATGGCACAAAACTTGCGGGCAAAGCCATCGTAGCAGTCATCATCCCTGCCCATTTCATAAAATCTCTTCTGTTGATACCTTTTTTACTTAATTGTGTATTTAAGTCTTTATCTTGATTATGAGGACTTAATTTAGAAAGTCTCTCAAGCCTTTGAGATATTTGTTCAAATAGAGCATTGTCTTTGGTTTGTCGTTCCATAGTTTATCCTTAATGTGGTTGTTTGTGTTTGGTGTTTGTAAAATTGAACACTATACTTTATAACTTTTTTTCTAACAAAACAAGATAAATGAGAAATATTTTGATGAGGATAATCCGGAATCTAAAAACATTTCCAAATCTCAATTATTAAGGATTCTATCACAGCTTAAATCATAGCTGTCTTTCTAAATTTAAAAATATTTTGAAAATATTTGCAAATACTAAGAATCCTGCGATGTAAAAAATGAAGAGAGAATGTATTTATGTCTCCATTTTGCTCCATAAACACACTTCGAATTATTTAATAAATTAGAAAAACAATGCTATTTAATCCAAATCACTTTATTTTAGGCTATTAAAATAGCCTAAAAAATCTCACAAAATTTAATCTTTGGAATTTAATCATTATGGATACAATTTTATAAAATAAAATCTAAACTTTTATATCTAAGATGTGTGAAGACTTAATAAACTCCTCTTTTGTGTCTTCTTGTTTTTCTGAGAGTTGTTTTTGTTTTTTTTGCTCTTGTTCTAACCCTCCATTGCCTTTGGAATCAGGATGGATAGCATCAGAAGTCTCAGTAGGTCGGACTTCTTGTATATCTTTGATTTTATCTTCAAACTCTTTATTTAAAATATTTGTCATATCTGCTCTTCCCAGAGCATTTGCTTGTTGTGTAGAATTTGCTTGTGAATTTTGATTGATATAAGTTATATTGCCAATAGGTGAAATTGCCATTTTTTCATCCTTGAAATTTATTTTTTATAATGAAAAGTTTGATGCTTGGCATAAATCACATTTGATCCTTCAATGATTTTTACAAACTTTCTTCTGGTATAATCGACACTAAAGTTTCCTGTTTGAATAGAATTTAATCCTACTAAAATTTGTCCGGCTTTATAAATTATTTCTTCATAAACCTTCCCTTTTCCACAATGAATAATCATATGAGAAGAGGGAATATCTCGAATATGCAACCAAATATCATCAGCCCTTGCCTCCTCCAGAAGAGCTTGATTTTCATTTTTATTTCTTCCTATAGAAATTTTTAGCCCTTCAATAAAAATCACTTCATATTTAGAATATATTTTTTTATCCGTTTTTTTAGGCTCTAAAATCACCAAATCTTGTAATGAAGTAATTGTTTGGATATACCTCATTTCTTGGTTAAAGAAATGAATTTTACTCTCAAGATTTTGGACTTGCATATGAGTATTTTTAGCCTTTTTAATCAATTTTTTAGCTTGAGAAAACATTAAATTTACCCCTTCTTGAGGAGTTCTTATCCCTGATGGAAGAGAGATTTCTACTTCATTACCCCAAAAATCTTTTAGCTTAATTGTAGTAACAAAATTTTTTATTTGCCCTAAATTTGCCAATACAATATTGGCATCTTTAGCAAGTCTATCTGCAGTAGCAACCATTTCTTCTTCTTGAGGCAAATCTTGTAGTGTTTTTTGAAGTTTTTGAATCTTTTTAGAAAAATTTTCTATTAAAATTTGCTTTTTAAGGGCAAGTTTTTTTTCTAACATATTTAAATAAAATTTTTCAAGTTGCCCCAACAACTCTTCATCATTCAGATCTTGATGATTTTCAAAATTTCGATAATGGGGCTGTCCCAAAGGTTGCAATATTTTATTAATACGCACTTCACGAAAACTTCTATCACTATTGATATGCCGCAAAGCTTCCAAAACAATATTTTGTGAATCCAAAATAATAACGTTTGTATGCCGACCTGTAAATTCAAACTGAATAGAAAATAAAATGTCTTTATAAGCCCCGCTTTGTTTGCAATCAAATTTCAAAATACGATTATCCCCATCCGTTTTGCACTCTAAAATCCTAGCTCTTGAACAAAATTTCTTAAGCAATACATCAAAAGGAGCATTATATTTTTTTGCCGGCAAAAGAAGCGTAGAAGTGATAAAAATATGACTCTCTCCTTTTGTCATATCAAAATAAAAAATCTTATTTTTTAACTCAAGTTTAAATAAATTATCATCAATTCGTTTGAGATTCTCAATCACTTCTTGAGTGCTGAAAAACTTAGCAATATTTTTAAGCAACCCAAGTTTCATAAAAATTCCTTAAGAATGTTCTTCTAATCTTTTTTTAGCAAACTCCAAAGCTTCATTTGTGATATTCACTCCACTGATCATTCTGGCCATTTCTTCAATCCTCCCTTGTTTGTCAAGAAGCTTGAGTTGGCTTTTTCCTTTTTCTTTATAAACCAAATAATGCCAATCTGCAAGTACAGGCATATGTGGTTGATGCGAAATGGCAAAGACTTGATAAGTTTTTGAAAGCATTTGAAGCACTTTAGCCACACCTTCGCTTTCTTGCCCGCTCAAATTAGCATCAATTTCATCTAAAACCAAAATACCCCCGGAATGATTAATTTTTGCATCTAAGCACATCATTGCTAATCTCATGCGATTATATTCCCCTGAACTCAGGGATTCAATGGTTGTATTTTCAAGTTTAAATTCTATTTCATCAAACCCTGTTTTTTTGAGATCACAAGGTTTAAGAGTAATTTTAGGATCTTTGAGTAACAGTTGCTTGCATAGACAAAGTATTTCTTTTTCAAAATCTATAAGGAATTTTTGACGATTTATCCGAATATGCTTTCCTAATTCAAAGCAAATATT
Proteins encoded in this window:
- a CDS encoding hydrogenase small subunit, which codes for MERQTKDNALFEQISQRLERLSKLSPHNQDKDLNTQLSKKGINRRDFMKWAGMMTATMALPASFVPLTAKAAQIANRIPVIWLHMAECTGCSESLLRTEDPSIDSIIFDYINLEYHETIMAASGYQAEQNLKNAIAKHKGNYILMVEGGIPQGTEYFLTIGADGHTGAEECREAAQGAAAIFAIGTCSSFGGVQAAYPNPSNAQPLSKIINKPIINVPGCPPSEKNIVGNIMYFVMFGTLPAVDAYNRPMWAYGHRIHDLCERRGHFDAGEFVQHFGDENAQNGYCLYKVGCKGPYTFNNCSKLRFNSHTSWPIQAGHGCIGCSEPNFWDTMSPFEEPIGNRLFHTSYDGIGADKTANTVGTVILAATAVGIAAHAVVSSLVKNKDEQ
- a CDS encoding NFACT family protein, giving the protein MKLGLLKNIAKFFSTQEVIENLKRIDDNLFKLELKNKIFYFDMTKGESHIFITSTLLLPAKKYNAPFDVLLKKFCSRARILECKTDGDNRILKFDCKQSGAYKDILFSIQFEFTGRHTNVIILDSQNIVLEALRHINSDRSFREVRINKILQPLGQPHYRNFENHQDLNDEELLGQLEKFYLNMLEKKLALKKQILIENFSKKIQKLQKTLQDLPQEEEMVATADRLAKDANIVLANLGQIKNFVTTIKLKDFWGNEVEISLPSGIRTPQEGVNLMFSQAKKLIKKAKNTHMQVQNLESKIHFFNQEMRYIQTITSLQDLVILEPKKTDKKIYSKYEVIFIEGLKISIGRNKNENQALLEEARADDIWLHIRDIPSSHMIIHCGKGKVYEEIIYKAGQILVGLNSIQTGNFSVDYTRRKFVKIIEGSNVIYAKHQTFHYKK